The Girardinichthys multiradiatus isolate DD_20200921_A chromosome 6, DD_fGirMul_XY1, whole genome shotgun sequence genome window below encodes:
- the atg9b gene encoding autophagy-related protein 9B, which translates to MANFEAYQQYQRIEDFEEDSPPGEEDLLVHVPESLKDSWHHIKNLDNFFTRIYHYHQKNGFACMMLSEFFELIQFLFVVTFTTFLVNCVEYDVLFANRAVNHTGQGQNPSERSKVTLPDAILPSQQCKQRIQENSWIIFLLIMAAIFWIYRLVKVFCNVLSYWEIRQFYIKALKIKMDELCNFTWQEVQDRLISLQREQQMCIHKKELTELDIYHRILRFKNYMVAMINKSLLPVHLQLPLLGNVVFLTQGLKYNFELILFWGPGSLFQNKWNLHPKYKRSGNRLELAQKLSRVILLIGLANLLLCPFILVWQVLYAFFSYTEVIRREPGSLGARRWSLFGRLYLRHFNELNHELHGRLGRGYKPTSKYMNSFTSPLLTVLAKNVAFFSGSVLAVLIALTVYDEDVLTVQHILTVITVLGVVITITRSFIPDEHMVWCPEQLLQCVLAHIHYMPDHWRGNANKSETRDEVAQLFQYKAVFILEELLSPIVTPFILIFHLRNKSLEIIDFFRNFSVEVVGVGDICSFAQMDIRRHGNPTWMSEGQTEASLYHQAENGKTELSLMHFTIKNPRWQPPQESSLFISHLKEKVQHDAQGGPSTQLLLSEAPLCTSLHSNESGTGPENLLASVLAHPILTASGLQGRDHRFVPPSSAASAAASVLASLSTSHHAQPSRSRPHGLLPSSVYPETTMYRSDHTIINSMSNSDSRIRSNALHSEFASAEMSLHAIYMHELHQHSSHPQRTSGQWQSSVPMRDLHTNTGFHSHGCQSSNISMLAPAHLGGWKEEEEEDEDDQEINSGSTPKKATPISS; encoded by the exons ATGGCTAACTTTGAAGCCTACCAACAATATCAGAGGATTGAGGACTTCGAGGAAGACTCTCCTCCAGGGGAAGAAGACCTACTGGTGCATGTCCCAGAAAGTTTGAAAG ACTCATGGCACCATATCAAGAACTTGGATAACTTCTTTACAAGA ATCTATCACTATCATCAAAAAAATGGCTTCGCCTGTATGATGTTGTCAGAATTCTTTGAACTCAT TCAGTTTCTGTTCGTTGTCACATTCACTACTTTCCTTGTCAACTGTGTGGAGTATGATGTCCTGTTTGCCAATCGAGCAGTGAACCACACCGGGCAAGGCCAGAACCCATCGGAAAGAAGCAAAGTAACCCTTCCGGATGCCATCTTACCAAGCCAGCAGTGCAAACAGAG gaTACAAGAGAACAGCTGGATCATATTCCTTCTTATCATGGCTGCCATCTTCTGGATCTACCGTCTTGTTAAAGTCTTCTGCAACGTTTTGAGCTACTGGGAGATCAGGCAGTTCTACATCAAAGCACTGAAGATTAAAATG GATGAACTATGCAACTTCACATGGCAGGAAGTCCAGGATCGGCTCATCAGTTTGCAGAGGGAACAGCAGATGTGCATTCACAAGAAGGAGCTGACAGAACTTGACATCTATCATCGCATTCTGCGCTTTAAGAACTACATGGTGGCGATGATAAACAAATCGCTGCTGCCAGTGCATCTGCAGCTCCCCCTGCTGGGCAATGTGGTCTTCTTAACCCAAGGCCTCAAGTACAACTTTGAGCTTATCCTTTTCTGGGGTCCCGGCTCTCTGTTTCAGAACAAATGGAACCTGCACCCCAAGTACAAGCGCAGTGGAAATCGCCTTGAGCTGGCCCAGAAGCTAAGCAGAGTGATCCTGCTGATAGGCCTGGCCAATTTGCTGCTATGTCCTTTCATCCTGGTGTGGCAGGTGCTTTATGCTTTTTTCAGTTATACTGAAGTTATCCGCAGAGAACCTGGAAGTTTGGGCGCACGCCGCTGGTCCCTGTTCGGCCGTTTATACCTGCGCCACTTCAACGAGCTGAACCACGAGCTGCATGGGCGATTGGGTCGTGGCTACAAACCCACTTCGAAGTACATGAACTCGTTCACATCGCCGCTACTGACTGTGCTTGCTAAGAACGTTGCTTTTTTCTCAGGGTCGGTGCTGGCTGTTCTTATTGCACTGACTGTTTATGATGAGGATGTTCTTACAGTGCAGCACATTCTGACTGTTATCACAGTGCTGGGTGTGGTTATCACTATAACCAG GTCTTTCATCCCGGACGAACATATGGTTTGGTGTCCGGAGCAGCTTCTGCAGTGCGTGCTGGCTCATATCCACTACATGCCAGACCACTGGAGGGGGAACGCAAACAAAAGCGAGACCCGTGACGAGGTGGCACAGCTGTTCCAATACAAAGCG GTTTTCATTTTGGAGGAGCTGTTAAGCCCCATTGTTACTCCCTTCATCCTCATATTCCACCTGAGAAACAAATCCCTAGAAATCATTGACTTCTTCAGGAACTTCAGTGTGGAAGTGGTTGGAGTTGGGGATATCTGCTCCTTTGCTCAGATGGACATTAGGCGGCATGGAAATCCAACA TGGATGTCAGAGGGCCAGACAGAGGCATCTCTTTATCATCAGGCTGAGAATGGCAAGACAGAGTTGTCCCTCATGCATTTCACCATAAAGAACCCCCGTTGGCAGCCGCCTCAGGAGAGCTCATTGTTCATCAGCCACTTAAAAGAGAAGGTGCAGCATGATGCACAGGGTGGACCTTCAACTCAGCTGCTGCTCTCAGAGGCCCCTCTGTGCACTTCGCTGCACTCCAACGAGTCTGGCACCGGG CCTGAAAATCTTTTAGCAAGTGTCCTGGCCCACCCCATCCTCACCGCATCTGGACTACAAGGGAGAGACCACCGCTTCGTCCCACCAAGCTCTGCTGCTTCTGCCGCAGCCAGTGTCCTGGCCTCTTTGTCGACATCCCATCATGCACAGCCAAGTCGAAGTCGCCCCCACGGCCTTCTGCCCTCCTCCGTCTACCCTGAGACCACCATGTACCGCAGTGATCACACTATCATTAACAG CATGTCCAACAGTGACTCTCGCATCCGGAGCAATGCGCTGCACTCAGAGTTTGCCTCAGCAGAGATGAGCCTCCATGCCATTTACATGCATGAG CTCCATCAGCATAGCTCCCACCCACAGAGGACGTCAGGACAGTGGCAGAGTTCAGTACCAATGCGAGATCTTCACACAAACACAG GTTTTCATTCTCATGGTTGTCAAAGTTCCAACATTTCCATGCTAGCTCCTGCCCACCTTGGTGGCTggaaagaagaggaagaagaggatgaagatgatCAGGAGATCAACAGTGGATCTACTCCAAAAAAGGCCACGCCAATCAGTTCATGA
- the abcb8 gene encoding mitochondrial potassium channel ATP-binding subunit isoform X2 gives MSCGSRSSHWFISAQTISSGSRTAKATGVADEALGNVRTVKAFAMEERELQLYAYEVDKSCEMNENLGGGIAVFQGLSNVALNCIVLGTIFAGGTLISSNEMSPGDLMSFLVASQTVQRSLASISILFGQVVRGISSGARVFEYLSLQPTIPLSGGGRIPYHSLIGRVDFMNISFSYPTRPGHEVLKKFNLTLPPCKTIAIVGESGGGKSTVASLLERFYDPTSGVVMLDGLDIRTLDLAWIRGQVIGFINQEPVLFGSSILENIRFGKPDATDAEVISAAKQANAHRFITSFPDGYNTMVGERGVTLSGGQKQRIAIARALIKNPSILVLDEATSALDAESERVVQEALDRATKGRTVLIIAHRLSTIQGADLICVMSNGRIVEAGTHLELLSKGGLYSDLICRQRAEGQK, from the exons ATGTCTTGTGGGAGCAGGAGCTCTCATTGGTTCATTTCTGCGCAAACTATCTCGTCTGGCTCAAGAACAG CAAAAGCAACAGGGGTGGCAGACGAGGCTCTGGGTAATGTCCGGACAGTGAAAGCTTTTGCTATGGAGGAACGAGAGCTCCA ATTATATGCATATGAGGTGGACAAATCATgcgaaatgaatgaaaatcttgGTGGAGGGATAGCAGTTTTCCAAGGCTTGTCAAACGTGGCACTGAACT GCATTGTCCTTGGAACTATTTTTGCTGGAGGGACTTTAATTTCAAGCAATGAGATGTCGCCCGGAGACCTCATGTCATTCTTGGTTGCATCTCAGACTGTTCAGAG GTCCTTGGCCAGTATTTCCATCCTTTTCGGACAG GTGGTGAGAGGTATAAGCTCTGGGGCTCGGGTTTTTGAATACCTGTCTTTGCAGCCGACCATTCCTCTCTCTGGGGGAGGACGCATCCCTTACCACTCTCTGATAGGAAGAGTGGACTTCATGAACATTTCATTCAG TTATCCAACGAGACCCGGCCATGAAGTCCTGAAGAAGTTCAATTTAACGCTGCCACCTTGTAAAACTATTGCTATTGTTGGTGAATCTGGAGGAG GGAAGTCCACAGTGGCGTCCTTATTGGAGCGATTCTACGATCCAACCAGCGGTGTGGTCATGCTCGACGGACTTGATATTCGAACGTTGGATTTGGCCTGGATCAGGGGCCAAGTCATTGGATTTATTAATCAG GAGCCAGTTTTGTTTGGATCATCTATCCTGGAGAACATCCGCTTCGGGAAGCCTGATGCCACAGATGCTGAGGTCATTAGTGCAGCGAAGCAAGCCAATGCTCACCGCTTCATTACGAGCTTCCCAGATGGCTATAACACCATGGTTG GTGAGCGAGGCGTGACGCTATCGGGGGGCCAGAAGCAGCGCATTGCCATCGCCCGAGCTTTGATCAAGAACCCTAGCATCCTGGTGCTCGATGAAGCCACCAGCGCCCTCGATGCAGAATCAGAGCGGGTGGTGCAGGAAGCTCTGGACAGGGCCACAAAGGGTCGCACTGTGCTCATCATCGCCCACAGGCTTAGCACCATCCAAGGGGCCGATCTAATCTGTGTCATGAGCAATGGCCGCATTGTGGAG GCTGGGACACATTTGGAACTGCTGAGCAAAGGAGGACTTTATTCTGATCTGATCTGCAGACAAAGAGCCGAGGGGCAGAAATAA
- the abcb8 gene encoding mitochondrial potassium channel ATP-binding subunit isoform X1: protein MSQLLCSRLYITASSRSLSFYSQFRKTGDKWKLSRWYTAHYSHGPSSTQQPSSALHRIWYLAQRAIRHSPSRTSKSPGLKFILGPAVLTVSARLFCCVAHCEADINNNTLGEVITKDPVPEFKWHILWEFVKPQLFALICAVVLAFGSAMLNIQIPLMLGDLVNVVARYLREHSGNYVSEIKGPAMKLLGLYGIQGLLTTGYIILLSKVGERVAADMRKTLFASLLRQDVAFFDANKTGQLVNRLTADIQEFKSSFKLVISQGLRSITQAVGCLVSLYVISPKLTGLTVVVLPCLVGAGALIGSFLRKLSRLAQEQVAKATGVADEALGNVRTVKAFAMEERELQLYAYEVDKSCEMNENLGGGIAVFQGLSNVALNCIVLGTIFAGGTLISSNEMSPGDLMSFLVASQTVQRSLASISILFGQVVRGISSGARVFEYLSLQPTIPLSGGGRIPYHSLIGRVDFMNISFSYPTRPGHEVLKKFNLTLPPCKTIAIVGESGGGKSTVASLLERFYDPTSGVVMLDGLDIRTLDLAWIRGQVIGFINQEPVLFGSSILENIRFGKPDATDAEVISAAKQANAHRFITSFPDGYNTMVGERGVTLSGGQKQRIAIARALIKNPSILVLDEATSALDAESERVVQEALDRATKGRTVLIIAHRLSTIQGADLICVMSNGRIVEAGTHLELLSKGGLYSDLICRQRAEGQK from the exons ATGTCCCAGCTGCTGTGCTCTAGACTGTACATAACTGCATCCTCGCGTTCACTGTCTTTTTACTCACAGTTCCGTAAAACAGGAGACAAATGGAAGCTCTCACG GTGGTATACTGCTCATTATTCTCATGGACCTAGCTCCACACAGCAGCCTAGCAGTGCTTTGCACCGTATTTGGTACCTGGCACAAAGAGCCATCCGCCATTCTCCCTCCCGGACATCCAAATCACCAGGTTTGAAATTCATCCTGGGACCTGCGGTCCTTACTGTCTCAGCACGCCTGTTCTGCTGTGTAGCCCACTGTGAGGCAGACATCAATAACAACACTCTAGGGGAAGTTATCACCAAAGACCCAGTGCCTGAGTTCAAATGGCATATCCTGTGGGAATTTGTCAAACCTCAGCTGTTTGCtctcatctgtgctgttgtg ctggCTTTTGGTTCAGCTATGCTGAACATTCAAATCCCATTAATGCTTGGGGACTTGGTGAATGTTGTGGCACGCTACCTCAGAGAACATTCAGGTAACTACGTCAGTGAGATAAAAGGTCCTGCCATGAAACTTCTTGGACTGTATGGCATCCAG GGCCTCCTAACAACTGGATACATCATCTTACTGTCAAAGGTGGGGGAAAGAGTGGCCGCAGACATGAGGAAAACCCTGTTTGCTTCCCTGTTAAG GCAAGATGTTGCTTTCTTTGATGCCAATAAAACCGGGCAGCTTGTAAATCGTTTGACTGCTGACATTCAGGAGTTCAAGTCATCCTTTAAATTGGTTATTTCTCAG GGTCTGCGGAGCATCACGCAGGCAGTCGGTTGTTTGGTGTCTCTCTATGTCATCTCCCCAAAGCTTACAGGCTTGACAGTGGTTGTCCTCCCATGTCTTGTGGGAGCAGGAGCTCTCATTGGTTCATTTCTGCGCAAACTATCTCGTCTGGCTCAAGAACAG GTAGCAAAAGCAACAGGGGTGGCAGACGAGGCTCTGGGTAATGTCCGGACAGTGAAAGCTTTTGCTATGGAGGAACGAGAGCTCCA ATTATATGCATATGAGGTGGACAAATCATgcgaaatgaatgaaaatcttgGTGGAGGGATAGCAGTTTTCCAAGGCTTGTCAAACGTGGCACTGAACT GCATTGTCCTTGGAACTATTTTTGCTGGAGGGACTTTAATTTCAAGCAATGAGATGTCGCCCGGAGACCTCATGTCATTCTTGGTTGCATCTCAGACTGTTCAGAG GTCCTTGGCCAGTATTTCCATCCTTTTCGGACAG GTGGTGAGAGGTATAAGCTCTGGGGCTCGGGTTTTTGAATACCTGTCTTTGCAGCCGACCATTCCTCTCTCTGGGGGAGGACGCATCCCTTACCACTCTCTGATAGGAAGAGTGGACTTCATGAACATTTCATTCAG TTATCCAACGAGACCCGGCCATGAAGTCCTGAAGAAGTTCAATTTAACGCTGCCACCTTGTAAAACTATTGCTATTGTTGGTGAATCTGGAGGAG GGAAGTCCACAGTGGCGTCCTTATTGGAGCGATTCTACGATCCAACCAGCGGTGTGGTCATGCTCGACGGACTTGATATTCGAACGTTGGATTTGGCCTGGATCAGGGGCCAAGTCATTGGATTTATTAATCAG GAGCCAGTTTTGTTTGGATCATCTATCCTGGAGAACATCCGCTTCGGGAAGCCTGATGCCACAGATGCTGAGGTCATTAGTGCAGCGAAGCAAGCCAATGCTCACCGCTTCATTACGAGCTTCCCAGATGGCTATAACACCATGGTTG GTGAGCGAGGCGTGACGCTATCGGGGGGCCAGAAGCAGCGCATTGCCATCGCCCGAGCTTTGATCAAGAACCCTAGCATCCTGGTGCTCGATGAAGCCACCAGCGCCCTCGATGCAGAATCAGAGCGGGTGGTGCAGGAAGCTCTGGACAGGGCCACAAAGGGTCGCACTGTGCTCATCATCGCCCACAGGCTTAGCACCATCCAAGGGGCCGATCTAATCTGTGTCATGAGCAATGGCCGCATTGTGGAG GCTGGGACACATTTGGAACTGCTGAGCAAAGGAGGACTTTATTCTGATCTGATCTGCAGACAAAGAGCCGAGGGGCAGAAATAA